From a region of the Pseudoclavibacter endophyticus genome:
- a CDS encoding ABC transporter substrate-binding protein, whose translation MRTTVLQAASSRAASTALAAAGVALLTLTGCGSGGGTTADLEAGDPHAPEVTEVSVAGIMGPGPAAAWAAQESGIAAEYGLTIEPMWVDSSAISTTAVVSGEAAASIASYFGVIDAINQNLPLSIVAEAYASSPDAAMLIALPDSGIESVADLPGKTVNVLSLNSSHAVKIKDQLMELGLDPESVNFVELPYGEVPAALEQGTVDASSAVGTALQTSVDELGAHVVFDYGDEPYLGMAESGFIMSNDFISQNPNTTAALQCALSRATQELIDNRDLYEQFLSEVLGMGPEAIAADVPVDYEPTLRLDELQRNADLYYETGYLDSEMDLTQYALPIPDDC comes from the coding sequence ATGCGAACGACAGTTCTCCAGGCGGCATCGTCCCGTGCCGCGTCGACGGCACTCGCGGCGGCCGGTGTGGCGCTGCTCACGCTCACCGGTTGCGGCAGCGGCGGCGGCACGACCGCCGACCTCGAGGCCGGCGACCCGCACGCGCCCGAGGTCACGGAGGTCTCGGTCGCCGGAATCATGGGGCCCGGGCCCGCCGCCGCGTGGGCGGCGCAGGAGAGCGGCATCGCAGCCGAGTACGGGCTCACGATCGAGCCCATGTGGGTCGACAGCAGCGCCATCTCGACGACCGCGGTCGTCTCGGGCGAGGCCGCGGCGTCGATCGCCTCGTACTTCGGCGTCATCGATGCCATCAATCAGAATCTGCCGCTCTCGATCGTTGCCGAGGCCTACGCGTCGAGCCCGGACGCGGCGATGCTGATCGCGCTGCCCGACTCCGGCATCGAATCGGTCGCCGACCTGCCGGGCAAGACCGTCAACGTGCTGTCGCTCAACAGCAGTCACGCGGTCAAGATCAAGGACCAGCTGATGGAGCTCGGCCTCGACCCCGAGTCGGTCAACTTCGTCGAGTTGCCGTACGGCGAGGTACCGGCCGCGCTCGAACAGGGCACCGTTGACGCCTCGAGCGCGGTTGGTACCGCCCTGCAGACCTCGGTCGACGAGCTCGGCGCCCACGTCGTGTTCGACTACGGCGACGAGCCGTACCTGGGCATGGCCGAATCGGGCTTCATCATGTCGAACGACTTCATCTCGCAGAACCCCAACACGACGGCCGCGCTGCAGTGCGCGCTCAGCCGAGCCACGCAGGAGCTCATCGACAACCGCGATCTCTACGAACAGTTCCTCTCGGAGGTGCTCGGCATGGGCCCCGAGGCGATCGCCGCGGACGTGCCGGTCGATTACGAGCCCACCCTTCGACTCGATGAGCTCCAGCGCAACGCCGACCTGTACTACGAGACGGGCTACCTCGACAGCGAGATGGATCTGACGCAGTACGCGCTCCCGATTCCCGACGACTGCTGA
- a CDS encoding ABC transporter permease encodes MTQLETRSPATEAPGDRTRRTLASVGYVVVPLVVVVALWQVATMVFQSTFFPTPLAILQRLGTLLTSTGPASPVTSDLLPSVTRMLLGFALGSLWGVVVGVWLGLSRATREVVTPVVEFLRSIPATAVLPLFIVLFGGGDDMRVLFIAYGCSWFVLINTASGVASIHKTTLDMGQVFRVARWRQVLGIVLPASMPTIFAGLRIASTAALLLAIVSEFMVATNGIGYQLIQAQGRFLLLDMWVWMLVLAILGLLMNAALEGIEGRVLRWHRLSRER; translated from the coding sequence ATGACCCAGTTGGAGACGCGGTCGCCCGCCACCGAGGCGCCGGGCGACCGCACGCGCCGCACCCTCGCATCCGTCGGCTACGTCGTCGTCCCGCTCGTGGTCGTCGTCGCGTTGTGGCAGGTGGCCACAATGGTGTTCCAGTCGACGTTCTTCCCCACACCGCTCGCGATCCTGCAGCGGCTCGGCACCCTGCTGACGTCGACGGGCCCGGCCAGCCCCGTCACGAGCGACCTGCTCCCGAGCGTCACCCGTATGCTGCTCGGCTTCGCCCTCGGCTCGCTCTGGGGCGTCGTCGTCGGCGTCTGGCTCGGCCTCAGCCGCGCGACGCGCGAGGTCGTCACCCCGGTCGTCGAGTTTCTGCGCTCGATCCCGGCAACGGCCGTCCTGCCGCTGTTCATCGTGCTGTTCGGCGGCGGTGACGACATGCGCGTGCTGTTCATCGCCTACGGATGCTCGTGGTTCGTGCTCATCAACACCGCATCAGGCGTCGCGAGCATCCACAAGACCACGCTCGACATGGGCCAGGTCTTCCGCGTCGCCCGATGGCGGCAGGTGCTCGGCATCGTGCTCCCGGCATCCATGCCGACGATCTTCGCCGGCCTGCGCATCGCGAGCACGGCCGCGCTGCTGCTCGCGATCGTGTCGGAGTTCATGGTCGCGACCAACGGCATCGGTTACCAGCTCATCCAAGCGCAGGGCCGCTTTCTGCTGCTGGACATGTGGGTATGGATGCTCGTGCTGGCGATCCTGGGACTCCTCATGAACGCGGCCCTCGAGGGCATCGAGGGGCGCGTGCTCCGCTGGCACCGACTGTCGCGTGAACGATGA
- a CDS encoding ABC transporter permease has translation MVEVTTTTKAAALAATRASAPRRKTRRLLRGLVGVLGLAAVIEIVSRLGIVNPAFLPPFSEVVVNAVGLLARPAFLMHVGATVGTYALGLAIAIVIAVPIGTIFGLSQPVYRSSRTLVELMRPVPPVALIPLVVLAVGSGIEMKLIVVVFAAVWPILFNTMYGVHDVDPVAKHMARSFGLTRGAVIRRVVIPSSAPFIVTGIRVASSIALIVVVTVELVAGGADGIGAFISRARAAGDAVLDVYAGTLMAGVIGLLINLGIGWAERRYFGWADRQEAAA, from the coding sequence ATGGTCGAAGTCACGACGACCACCAAGGCCGCGGCGCTCGCGGCGACACGGGCATCGGCGCCCAGGCGAAAGACCCGCAGGCTCCTCCGGGGGCTCGTCGGTGTGCTCGGCCTCGCGGCGGTGATCGAGATCGTCTCGCGCCTCGGCATCGTCAACCCGGCGTTCCTGCCGCCGTTCTCCGAAGTGGTCGTCAACGCCGTCGGCCTGCTCGCGCGGCCCGCGTTCCTGATGCACGTGGGCGCCACGGTCGGCACCTACGCGCTCGGCCTCGCGATCGCCATCGTCATCGCGGTGCCGATCGGCACGATCTTCGGGCTCTCGCAGCCCGTCTATCGCTCATCGCGCACGCTGGTCGAGCTCATGCGCCCGGTGCCGCCGGTCGCGCTCATCCCCCTCGTCGTGCTCGCGGTCGGTTCCGGCATCGAGATGAAGCTCATCGTCGTGGTCTTCGCCGCCGTCTGGCCGATCCTGTTCAACACCATGTATGGCGTGCATGACGTCGATCCCGTCGCGAAGCACATGGCGCGATCGTTCGGACTCACGCGCGGGGCGGTGATCCGCCGCGTCGTGATCCCGAGCTCGGCACCGTTCATCGTCACCGGCATCCGCGTCGCCTCGTCGATCGCACTCATCGTCGTCGTCACGGTGGAACTCGTTGCCGGCGGCGCCGACGGCATCGGCGCGTTCATCTCGCGCGCACGAGCCGCGGGCGACGCGGTCCTCGACGTCTACGCGGGCACGCTCATGGCTGGCGTCATCGGGCTGCTCATCAACCTCGGCATCGGCTGGGCCGAGCGCCGCTACTTCGGATGGGCCGACCGTCAGGAGGCGGCAGCATGA
- a CDS encoding acyl-CoA dehydrogenase family protein, which yields MTTSAPNLVQTGDNGVPGSPEAEPTAEEMIARARSLRPRLRELQEHHTALGTYSQEIHEAFAKLRLYDILRPKRYGGLELGLETFFRVVTEIARADPGVGWSFELGASHAYQFSSFFPERAQEEAFRSAPFVSASRTFALKSEVERVEGGWRVSGRWDYASGCTWSTHFMPTGTFIDEDGTRTELMFIVPRSDFEIQDDWGGDATIGMSASSSNSIEIHDAFVPEYNAVVYNFKDYEWGTDGTPGYRLHGNPMYLGRTLTFFIAGLVVTQTGAALAALDEYERLLERNSSFPPRVPRVESPEYQMWYGQIMSAAEAATELHLASVRSLEQRYAAWAAGGPEVTVEDDARLRGQVLQAGKLAEQAVSIAFSTAGTSSAGKAGARLGKYYRDCAMYRTHIGSQYDMLFASQARVALGQPLTM from the coding sequence ATGACCACCTCAGCGCCGAACCTGGTCCAGACGGGCGACAACGGCGTCCCCGGATCGCCGGAGGCCGAACCGACCGCGGAAGAGATGATCGCCCGCGCGCGGTCGCTCCGTCCTCGACTCCGCGAGTTGCAGGAGCACCACACTGCGCTCGGCACGTATTCGCAGGAAATCCACGAGGCCTTCGCCAAGCTGCGCCTGTATGACATTCTGCGGCCAAAGCGCTACGGAGGTCTCGAACTCGGCCTCGAGACGTTCTTCCGCGTCGTGACCGAGATTGCCAGGGCCGACCCGGGGGTCGGGTGGTCGTTCGAACTCGGTGCGAGCCACGCGTATCAGTTCTCGTCGTTCTTCCCGGAGCGGGCGCAGGAGGAAGCGTTCCGGTCTGCACCATTCGTTTCGGCCTCGCGGACGTTCGCCCTCAAATCGGAGGTCGAGCGGGTCGAGGGCGGCTGGCGTGTGAGCGGGCGATGGGACTACGCATCTGGATGCACGTGGTCGACCCACTTCATGCCGACCGGCACCTTCATCGACGAGGACGGCACGCGCACCGAACTGATGTTCATCGTGCCGCGATCCGACTTCGAGATCCAGGACGACTGGGGCGGAGACGCGACCATCGGCATGAGCGCGTCGAGCTCGAACTCGATCGAGATTCACGACGCGTTCGTGCCCGAGTACAACGCCGTCGTCTACAACTTCAAGGACTACGAGTGGGGCACCGACGGCACGCCCGGATACCGGCTGCATGGCAACCCCATGTATCTGGGTCGTACGCTCACGTTCTTCATTGCGGGACTCGTGGTCACGCAGACCGGCGCCGCGCTCGCGGCGCTCGACGAGTACGAGCGGCTGCTTGAGCGCAACTCGAGCTTCCCGCCCCGCGTACCGCGCGTCGAATCCCCCGAGTACCAGATGTGGTACGGGCAGATCATGTCCGCGGCCGAGGCGGCGACCGAACTGCACCTCGCGAGCGTGCGATCCCTCGAGCAGCGATACGCCGCATGGGCTGCGGGCGGACCCGAGGTGACGGTCGAGGATGACGCGCGGCTGCGCGGGCAGGTCCTCCAGGCCGGCAAACTCGCTGAGCAGGCCGTCAGCATCGCGTTCAGCACCGCTGGCACGTCGTCGGCCGGGAAGGCCGGCGCTCGGCTCGGCAAGTACTACCGAGACTGCGCGATGTACCGCACGCACATCGGGTCGCAGTACGACATGCTCTTCGCCTCGCAAGCACGGGTTGCCCTCGGGCAGCCCCTCACGATGTAG